A region from the Nitrospirota bacterium genome encodes:
- a CDS encoding universal stress protein translates to MDDILTAMVFKKILVPVDFSRGSVMTVSKVSELAKQLSSKLILLFVEIDPMVGIPQQEHLAEIGPPLRIAMDKFEHTYQERLKKTYDPQVKGVETEFLVVRGNPAMEIAQQAEKLGADIIIMPLRSSTLFKKLVLGSTTDHVLKTAPCPVLVLPPPPVVLS, encoded by the coding sequence TTGGATGACATCCTGACCGCCATGGTGTTCAAGAAGATCCTCGTGCCCGTGGACTTCTCCCGCGGCTCCGTGATGACCGTTTCCAAAGTGTCCGAGTTGGCCAAACAACTCTCCTCCAAGCTCATCCTCCTCTTCGTCGAAATCGATCCCATGGTCGGCATCCCCCAACAAGAACACCTCGCCGAGATCGGCCCCCCCCTCCGGATCGCGATGGACAAGTTCGAACACACCTACCAGGAACGGCTCAAGAAGACCTACGATCCCCAAGTGAAGGGCGTCGAGACGGAGTTCCTGGTGGTGAGAGGAAACCCGGCCATGGAGATCGCACAGCAGGCCGAGAAGCTGGGAGCAGACATCATTATCATGCCTCTCCGAAGCTCCACGCTCTTCAAGAAGCTCGTCCTGGGCAGCACCACGGACCACGTTCTCAAAACCGCACCCTGCCCGGTCCTGGTTCTCCCCCCGCCACCCGTTGTTCTCTCATAG
- a CDS encoding 2-oxoacid:acceptor oxidoreductase family protein, producing MTESSPETKGIRTVTDGTGAAVWVETQICDGAAAYPITPSSNMGEGFQRAVADGKINLWGEKLYFMEPESEHSSASVCEGFAAAGGRVVNFTSGQGLILMKEVLYTIVGKRLPVVFHIASRPMTVHALNVHCGHDDVMGVTDVGWGIVFARNVQEVADLALIARRAAEDSETPFLVVQDGFLTSHTLETIHLPEPELMREFVGHPRERVRNLLDPNRALQVGVVQNQDAYMKGRIAQRMFSDKVAGILQKAVEAYADKTGRRLGAVHTYRMEDAEYALVGMGSLTETAEATADFLRERRNLKVGVVAVRTFRPFPSKDIVGALEKVKGFVVVERTDEPLSQSNPLLSQIKGAFYDQAVLTSANGRKAALPHTLSASAGMGSRDVRPEDLIGCIEQLREQSDPRQGHPEPLTTRALGILHTDSVKRGDLLDLHPAGSFRLRGHSVGGYGSITTNKIIATIVSEVFNLCVQAYPRYGGEKKGLPTNYYLVAAKEPVRIHSELKHVDFVALNDAAAFHTSNPMAGLRPQGTIFMHTDIENPEQVWAQIPENARRKIASDGLRVLYLDTVKLARETAPRADLMQRMQGIALIGVFLKVCPFKTGLSEDELFAQTEKALSKYVGKRGAEVVKANMLAIRRAYAEVHTLPLPEAKAAVA from the coding sequence ATGACTGAAAGCTCCCCAGAAACCAAAGGCATCCGCACAGTCACCGACGGTACCGGCGCCGCCGTCTGGGTCGAAACACAAATCTGCGATGGCGCCGCCGCCTACCCCATCACCCCCTCCTCCAACATGGGTGAGGGCTTCCAACGCGCGGTGGCCGACGGAAAAATCAATCTCTGGGGCGAGAAACTCTACTTCATGGAACCCGAATCGGAACACTCCTCCGCCTCCGTGTGCGAAGGCTTCGCCGCCGCCGGCGGCCGCGTGGTCAACTTCACCTCGGGCCAGGGACTCATCCTCATGAAAGAAGTCCTCTACACAATCGTCGGCAAGCGACTCCCCGTCGTTTTCCATATCGCGTCCCGTCCCATGACCGTCCACGCCCTCAACGTCCACTGCGGACACGACGACGTGATGGGTGTAACGGACGTCGGCTGGGGCATCGTCTTCGCGCGGAACGTCCAAGAGGTGGCCGACCTCGCCCTGATCGCCCGTCGGGCCGCGGAGGATTCCGAAACGCCCTTCCTTGTTGTGCAGGACGGCTTCCTGACCAGCCACACACTGGAAACCATCCATCTTCCGGAACCTGAACTCATGCGCGAATTCGTCGGTCACCCGCGCGAACGCGTCCGAAACCTCCTCGATCCCAACCGTGCCCTTCAAGTGGGAGTCGTCCAGAATCAGGATGCCTACATGAAAGGCCGCATCGCCCAACGCATGTTTTCGGACAAAGTCGCCGGAATATTGCAGAAGGCCGTTGAAGCGTACGCCGACAAAACCGGGCGCCGGCTGGGCGCCGTCCACACCTACCGGATGGAGGATGCCGAATACGCCCTCGTAGGCATGGGCTCCCTCACGGAGACGGCTGAAGCCACCGCCGACTTTCTTCGTGAGCGCCGGAATCTGAAGGTCGGTGTGGTGGCCGTGCGCACCTTCCGGCCCTTTCCCTCCAAGGACATCGTTGGAGCGCTGGAGAAAGTCAAAGGCTTTGTGGTCGTCGAAAGAACCGACGAACCTCTTTCCCAATCGAACCCGTTGCTCTCTCAGATCAAGGGAGCGTTTTACGATCAAGCGGTCCTGACCTCGGCAAACGGACGCAAGGCCGCCCTGCCCCACACCCTGTCCGCCTCCGCCGGAATGGGATCGCGCGACGTTCGGCCGGAAGATCTCATCGGGTGCATCGAGCAGCTTCGGGAACAGTCCGACCCCCGGCAAGGTCATCCCGAACCGCTCACCACCCGCGCCCTCGGGATCCTGCACACCGATTCCGTGAAACGCGGCGATCTCCTGGATCTCCATCCCGCCGGCTCGTTCCGGCTCCGAGGTCACTCCGTCGGCGGCTACGGATCGATCACGACCAACAAGATCATCGCCACCATCGTAAGCGAAGTCTTCAACCTCTGTGTCCAGGCGTACCCGCGATACGGAGGCGAAAAGAAGGGCCTCCCCACGAATTACTACCTCGTCGCCGCCAAGGAACCCGTCCGTATCCATTCCGAACTCAAACACGTCGATTTCGTGGCGCTCAACGATGCCGCCGCGTTTCACACGTCGAATCCAATGGCCGGTCTCCGACCGCAAGGAACGATCTTCATGCACACGGACATCGAAAACCCGGAGCAGGTCTGGGCACAGATCCCCGAAAACGCGCGCCGGAAGATCGCCTCGGACGGCCTCCGCGTTTTGTACCTCGATACCGTCAAACTCGCTCGCGAGACGGCCCCCAGGGCCGACCTCATGCAACGGATGCAGGGAATCGCGCTCATTGGCGTGTTTCTCAAAGTCTGCCCGTTCAAGACCGGTCTCTCGGAAGACGAACTCTTCGCGCAGACCGAGAAGGCACTCTCGAAATATGTGGGCAAACGAGGCGCGGAAGTGGTGAAGGCCAACATGCTGGCCATCCGCCGGGCCTATGCCGAGGTTCACACGCTCCCGCTCCCGGAAGCCAAGGCCGCCGTGGCGTAA
- a CDS encoding 4Fe-4S binding protein, with product MQDVIDLEYFHNEVMTAYGEGRGDDELPAETALARSIVPPATGELRDFSYIAPDIPILDPAKCIGCMECVAECPDTAILARVSPENVYNDIIRNLHAPSDAESIKSRSVTTTKYGKVMAKKGKPPGQFVLWVDPTKCKGCGECVEVCGTNYALTMVKKTPPMLEEHRRANLLIRDRFPDTPEDYVNEKTLADMMLVQKGLAYVGGAGSCMGCGEATAIRMMTSATTFVYGERSMCVVAATGCNTVFGSTFPYNPYKVSWINSLFENCATVAIGVRGMYDRLGFKRHRIWALGGDGAMADIGFQALSRMLTTGQDIKCMIVDTQVYSNTGGQASSQTFIGQDAKMSAFGREIGGKTERKKELGTILMMHPDVYVAQTTPAHITHFYRSILAANEYAGPAVVIAYAACQVEHGIGDEAAFRQAKLATDSRAFPLFTYDPRRGSSMKERLSLQGNRSIEGDWVTGKDGKEIKFVDWARSEGRFAKHFGANGEPSETVLKAQEDRLRYWKLLKELAGAA from the coding sequence ATGCAGGACGTAATCGACCTCGAATACTTTCACAACGAAGTCATGACCGCCTACGGCGAAGGCCGCGGGGACGACGAACTTCCCGCCGAAACCGCCCTCGCACGGAGCATCGTCCCTCCCGCCACGGGCGAACTCCGCGATTTCTCCTACATTGCGCCCGACATTCCGATTCTCGATCCCGCCAAGTGCATCGGGTGCATGGAATGCGTGGCTGAATGCCCGGATACCGCCATTCTTGCCCGCGTATCCCCCGAGAACGTCTACAACGACATCATCCGCAATCTCCACGCTCCGTCAGACGCTGAGAGCATCAAATCCCGATCGGTCACAACCACGAAATACGGAAAGGTCATGGCCAAGAAGGGGAAACCGCCGGGCCAATTCGTCCTCTGGGTCGATCCCACCAAGTGCAAGGGATGCGGCGAATGCGTTGAAGTCTGCGGCACGAACTACGCCCTCACCATGGTCAAAAAAACGCCCCCCATGCTGGAAGAACACCGGCGCGCCAACCTTCTAATCCGGGATCGATTCCCCGATACGCCGGAGGACTACGTCAACGAGAAGACGCTGGCCGACATGATGCTCGTTCAGAAAGGGCTCGCGTACGTGGGCGGCGCCGGATCCTGCATGGGATGCGGCGAAGCAACGGCCATTCGCATGATGACGTCGGCCACAACCTTCGTGTACGGCGAGCGGTCGATGTGCGTCGTCGCGGCCACGGGATGCAATACCGTCTTCGGCTCCACCTTTCCCTACAATCCTTACAAAGTGAGTTGGATCAACTCCCTGTTCGAGAATTGCGCCACGGTGGCCATCGGTGTGCGTGGAATGTACGACCGCCTCGGGTTCAAGCGCCACCGAATTTGGGCGCTGGGCGGCGATGGAGCCATGGCCGACATCGGCTTCCAAGCCCTCTCCCGAATGCTCACCACGGGACAGGACATCAAGTGCATGATCGTGGATACGCAGGTCTACTCCAATACCGGCGGCCAGGCCTCATCACAAACCTTCATCGGACAGGATGCCAAGATGTCCGCGTTCGGCCGCGAGATCGGAGGCAAGACCGAGCGGAAAAAAGAACTCGGCACCATCCTCATGATGCATCCGGACGTCTACGTCGCTCAAACCACTCCCGCCCACATCACTCACTTTTATCGATCCATCCTGGCCGCCAACGAGTACGCCGGACCGGCCGTCGTGATCGCCTACGCCGCCTGCCAAGTCGAACACGGAATCGGCGATGAAGCCGCCTTCCGACAGGCGAAACTCGCGACCGACTCGCGCGCCTTCCCGCTCTTCACGTACGACCCCCGCCGAGGATCCTCGATGAAAGAACGGCTGTCTCTCCAAGGCAATCGGTCGATTGAGGGTGATTGGGTCACCGGAAAAGACGGCAAGGAAATCAAGTTCGTCGATTGGGCCCGGTCGGAGGGCCGCTTCGCCAAACATTTCGGAGCAAACGGTGAACCGTCGGAAACCGTTCTCAAGGCTCAGGAAGATCGCCTCCGATACTGGAAGCTTCTCAAAGAACTCGCCGGAGCGGCGTAG
- a CDS encoding DUF342 domain-containing protein, translating to MEIEKIVQVEVSDDFMGASLVILSPDGLAETALDEVVGYVQKEAGLTGMTRESLAALLERRDQWRRGGRIPLCMGRTPVPGRDGEVEWIVPNPETLLEEVRSGKHELGDAPLCKWVKEGDPLVRMHPPTLGKAGVDIYGKTLPAADGHAAEILIGAGAKVSGGGVIVADRAGTLHVTGRRLFVVATLRLMPGEVERSKEAAAPGWMLIAGDAVGLPLLRSALGIEVLGSLEGNEVVTEGDLFVHGVVAAGSGGRLVHAGRTVLARELISARIEAGENVIILGNSSGSELVVSGRLELKRGALIGGRATVGQGAEIFSMGNPRGTRTQMTFGADPLTEEKLHEVSRKIDAHNAKVEEIQHNIDYHVAHKRTLSPEEAEAMTGWYFEIEKLKEQGAALKKRAAAWSEKLQRAREARVWVAQVIHPGVEFECRGQSLLVDRAIRGPVQILHDARQKELRVEFGRG from the coding sequence ATGGAGATTGAGAAGATCGTCCAAGTCGAAGTGTCGGACGACTTCATGGGAGCTTCCCTGGTCATCCTTTCCCCCGATGGCCTTGCCGAAACCGCCCTGGATGAGGTGGTTGGCTATGTGCAAAAGGAGGCCGGACTCACCGGGATGACGCGCGAGTCTCTCGCGGCGCTTCTGGAACGTAGGGATCAATGGAGGCGGGGTGGCCGAATCCCGCTGTGCATGGGCCGAACGCCCGTTCCGGGACGAGATGGCGAAGTCGAGTGGATCGTTCCCAATCCGGAAACCCTTCTGGAGGAGGTGCGCTCCGGCAAGCATGAATTGGGAGATGCCCCGTTGTGCAAATGGGTGAAAGAGGGAGACCCTCTTGTCCGAATGCATCCTCCAACCCTGGGGAAGGCCGGAGTGGATATCTATGGGAAGACCTTGCCTGCCGCGGATGGTCATGCGGCGGAGATACTGATTGGGGCCGGGGCCAAGGTGAGTGGAGGCGGAGTCATTGTTGCGGATCGGGCGGGCACTCTGCACGTTACCGGGAGGCGGTTGTTTGTTGTGGCGACGCTCCGGCTCATGCCGGGAGAGGTCGAGCGGTCAAAGGAAGCAGCCGCTCCCGGCTGGATGCTGATCGCGGGCGATGCCGTGGGATTGCCGCTCCTGAGATCGGCCCTCGGGATCGAAGTCCTGGGTTCCCTCGAAGGCAATGAAGTGGTGACAGAAGGTGATCTTTTCGTTCATGGGGTGGTTGCGGCGGGGTCTGGAGGCAGACTCGTCCACGCCGGGCGCACGGTTCTGGCGAGAGAATTGATCTCGGCCCGGATTGAGGCCGGGGAGAACGTGATCATCCTGGGAAACTCCTCGGGTTCCGAGCTTGTGGTATCAGGACGGTTGGAGTTGAAGCGGGGGGCCTTGATTGGAGGCCGCGCAACCGTGGGCCAAGGCGCGGAGATCTTTTCCATGGGAAATCCGCGAGGGACGCGCACGCAGATGACCTTCGGCGCCGATCCCTTGACCGAGGAAAAGCTTCATGAGGTCAGCAGGAAGATCGATGCCCACAATGCAAAGGTGGAGGAGATCCAGCACAACATCGACTACCACGTGGCGCACAAGCGCACACTCTCACCGGAAGAGGCTGAGGCGATGACCGGGTGGTATTTCGAGATCGAGAAACTGAAGGAGCAGGGAGCGGCGCTGAAGAAGAGGGCGGCGGCATGGAGCGAGAAGTTACAGCGCGCACGCGAGGCCCGCGTGTGGGTGGCCCAGGTCATTCATCCAGGGGTGGAATTCGAGTGTAGGGGGCAGTCCCTTCTGGTCGACCGGGCGATTCGGGGACCCGTCCAGATTCTTCATGATGCGAGGCAGAAGGAGTTGCGGGTGGAATTCGGGCGGGGGTGA
- a CDS encoding chemotaxis protein CheX — MFRKADLKAEYINPFVESVKDLFDTMLRCSVTRGLPSLSDPSRVAEDSDVMALIGLTGPAKGTVALTFPKTTALSAVHRFSGMESPEIDDSAVDAMAEMVNIIAGGAKARLHEGTGAQFVLGLPTVITGQNFKVSYNSLTRWLDIPFSSDLGGFNLRVAFEVDGKK; from the coding sequence ATGTTTAGGAAAGCCGATCTGAAGGCGGAATACATCAATCCTTTCGTGGAAAGCGTGAAGGATCTATTCGACACGATGCTGAGGTGCAGCGTGACACGGGGGCTGCCCAGCCTATCCGACCCATCGAGGGTGGCCGAGGATTCCGACGTCATGGCCCTCATCGGCCTCACGGGGCCTGCGAAAGGCACGGTGGCCCTGACGTTTCCGAAGACCACGGCACTGTCCGCTGTTCATCGGTTCAGCGGGATGGAATCCCCGGAGATCGACGATTCGGCGGTGGACGCGATGGCGGAAATGGTGAACATCATAGCCGGGGGTGCGAAGGCCAGGCTCCACGAAGGGACGGGCGCGCAGTTTGTGCTGGGACTTCCGACGGTCATTACCGGCCAGAATTTCAAAGTGTCGTACAACTCTCTGACGCGCTGGCTGGACATCCCGTTCTCGAGCGATCTGGGCGGCTTCAATCTCCGCGTGGCGTTTGAAGTGGATGGGAAGAAGTAG
- a CDS encoding response regulator, with protein MKALLVDDSATMRKIQKGALETLGFDAFVEAGDGVEAIQKMREGNFAFDLIVIDWNMPNMDGLTFVQKIRSVPALKGLKVVMVTSNADRPSIVAALKAGVNGYVAKPFTPDTFKQKVKEILGGPNGQGAASNV; from the coding sequence ATGAAAGCGCTGTTGGTGGATGATTCAGCGACGATGCGAAAAATCCAGAAGGGCGCGTTGGAAACGCTCGGCTTCGACGCGTTTGTGGAGGCCGGTGACGGTGTGGAGGCCATTCAGAAGATGAGGGAAGGGAACTTTGCCTTCGATCTCATCGTCATAGACTGGAACATGCCGAACATGGATGGCCTCACATTTGTGCAGAAGATCCGGAGTGTGCCGGCCCTGAAAGGACTCAAGGTCGTCATGGTGACAAGCAACGCCGACCGGCCGAGTATCGTGGCCGCCTTGAAGGCCGGAGTGAATGGATATGTGGCCAAACCGTTCACGCCCGACACCTTCAAGCAAAAGGTGAAGGAGATCTTGGGCGGGCCCAACGGGCAGGGGGCGGCTTCGAATGTTTAG
- a CDS encoding chemotaxis protein CheX, with protein sequence MSENGLDAIYAACFIDGTEELFRTMLGLAVNACVLETDAPRPKADVSAIVGLGGTAAAGSFVLSFERATALRVISRFLGSEVREMMPDGADGVCEIANIIVGRALALLRSGGIAMSMSIPQVILGGVHSIAGRRDTQGKVVRFDSDLGPFTAEIRIRQEMNDGPGMERRRES encoded by the coding sequence ATGAGCGAAAACGGCTTGGATGCCATTTATGCGGCCTGTTTCATCGATGGGACGGAGGAGCTTTTCCGGACCATGTTGGGACTTGCGGTGAATGCCTGTGTTCTAGAGACGGACGCCCCGCGGCCGAAGGCCGATGTATCGGCGATTGTGGGATTAGGGGGGACGGCCGCGGCAGGATCCTTTGTTTTGAGTTTCGAACGGGCGACAGCCCTCCGCGTGATCTCCCGATTTCTCGGGAGCGAGGTGCGCGAGATGATGCCGGATGGCGCGGATGGTGTGTGCGAGATCGCCAACATCATTGTGGGTCGCGCCCTTGCCCTGCTCCGTTCCGGGGGGATCGCCATGAGCATGTCGATTCCCCAGGTGATCCTGGGCGGGGTCCATTCCATCGCGGGCCGACGGGATACTCAGGGGAAGGTGGTCCGTTTCGACAGCGATCTCGGTCCGTTCACGGCGGAAATTCGAATCCGGCAGGAAATGAACGACGGTCCAGGCATGGAAAGGAGACGAGAGTCATGA
- a CDS encoding chemotaxis protein CheW: MTESVLSAKLSSGRAKGRQVAAHAVTRLVTFLAGGEVFGIDVGRVREIVEVHRIRAVPQAPLFLEGVIDVRGRILPAVDLTKRLGLARPTSEGGIACLKGVLAEVGEQTVALLVDQVFHVVRVASEDVEAPPPGILRSGSATLVTGIARASEEVIFILRLEALFTADETTAISLAALGGGVRA, from the coding sequence ATGACGGAATCCGTGCTCTCGGCCAAGCTCTCCTCGGGAAGAGCCAAGGGGCGTCAGGTCGCCGCGCACGCCGTGACCCGCCTGGTGACGTTTTTGGCAGGCGGTGAGGTGTTCGGAATTGATGTCGGGCGTGTGCGAGAGATCGTGGAGGTCCATCGCATCAGAGCGGTGCCGCAGGCGCCACTTTTTCTGGAGGGTGTGATCGACGTTCGGGGCCGCATCCTTCCTGCCGTGGACCTCACGAAAAGGCTGGGCTTGGCCCGACCCACCTCGGAGGGGGGGATCGCCTGCCTCAAGGGGGTGTTGGCCGAAGTGGGGGAACAGACCGTGGCCCTGCTTGTGGATCAAGTCTTCCACGTGGTGAGGGTGGCTTCGGAGGACGTTGAAGCGCCCCCGCCGGGAATTTTGCGGTCCGGCTCCGCCACATTGGTCACGGGCATTGCGCGGGCATCGGAAGAGGTCATCTTCATTCTCCGGCTGGAAGCCCTGTTCACGGCGGATGAAACCACGGCCATCAGTCTTGCGGCTCTAGGGGGGGGGGTGAGGGCATGA